Within Micromonospora narathiwatensis, the genomic segment GATCCCCAACCGTGCCTCGCCGTGCTGCCTTACCAGGGCGAGCCCTGTCCAGCGGAGCCCTGAACCACCTGGCCGACCTCGTGGGTCAGCACCGCAACCAAGATCGGTCCGCCTAGCCGCTGGTCAGCTCCGGCCGGCAGGAGCTTCTCGCCCTGGCGCATCCTGCACGACGGCGATACCTACACCCAGCCAAGCCGCAAGAACTGCTGGCATCTCGCCGACGCGTCGGCGACGCCACCCGCACGGGCATGCAGCACCTGCTCCACCGCGCGAAGTGGGACGGCGACGCGACCCGCGACGACGTGCGCGATTACGTGGTCGGCCAGCTATGCCGACGGTGCCTGCGCCAATAGCGCGAACATCAGGAGCGCCCCAGCGATGAGGAACGGCCCCATCGGGATCTGTGTTTGGGGATGTGCCCGCCTGCTTGCCAAGAGGACCACTCCCGCCAAACCCGAGCCCAAGAAACCCAAGAGCACGCCTCCCAACGCGCTGCCCCAGCCCCACCAGCCCAGCAGGGCGGTCAACGAGAAAAGCAGCTTGGTGTCGCCGAGGCCCATACCGCGACTGCCCAGAACCAGTCCGAGGCTCAGGAACACCAGGGCGCTGACGATCGCGCAGATCGCCGCACTGAGCAGCCGGTCCCACGACCCGCTGGCAGCCGCGTCGACCGTGAGCAGGACGAGCACACCAGCAGCAGCCGGGAGGGTCAGCACGTCAGGTAGGCGGTGCACCTGAGCGTCGATGAAC encodes:
- a CDS encoding prepilin peptidase codes for the protein MSAPQELLSTARPGSEPRAPARIGSLLLILAVTPPLRWLVVRLTVPAGQASRRTCGRCGVEVSPTGPGWTALLPGGRCGRYRHRVGAVPYLLELCVAVAVVIVVLAAPTIPVMLAGLWWAGCAVPLAFIDAQVHRLPDVLTLPAAAGVLVLLTVDAAASGSWDRLLSAAICAIVSALVFLSLGLVLGSRGMGLGDTKLLFSLTALLGWWGWGSALGGVLLGFLGSGLAGVVLLASRRAHPQTQIPMGPFLIAGALLMFALLAQAPSA